DNA sequence from the Sceloporus undulatus isolate JIND9_A2432 ecotype Alabama chromosome 4, SceUnd_v1.1, whole genome shotgun sequence genome:
cggattcgagcatccacagttagaaaacattttaaaaaaagtttaactccaactagcaaaccttgattttctattttatataagggacaccattttgctatgtcattatatttaatgggacttgagcatccacagattttggtatccacaggagatcctggaaccaaactgcagcggataacaaggacccactgtacttcacCCTGTGTCCAAAGAAATCAACTAGATCATGGCTCAGCAGCCCCAAATAGTTCGCCCAGTAGAAGCAAAATGCTTCTAATCTATTTTGAACAAATGCGGCACCCTCTAAGGGTAGAGTTGCCTAGCCCAAACTAGAGGGCTTGAATCCTGATGGCAACAGCTCTCAGAATGCATTTGGTTTGCTGCTACAGATATGGGGGGGTTGATAAAACTATTATTGTCTCACCTGGATTTGCGATCTCTTCCTCATCACTCTGATAGAATATGAATTTACTCTTTGCTCTTCTGGATATCACAGCCAACATTTAGTAAGCTCTGCTATACGACAGAACaatgtgagattttaaaaattgataaatAAAAGGCAGAATACACACATGCTAAACTTCCCTGCACTAAATACTCCCAAAGAACTAAAAACCTAAACACATAAGCACCAAACTGATGGAAGTGGAGGGAGACAAAGCAGgttgaaagcaaagaaaatgagcaCTGGACAAATACAGAGAATAAAAGTGGAAAGGACTTCTAGCAACCCACGCTGGAGAACTCCTTTGTACAATCTGGGGAAAAACAAGCcactctttttttaattaaaatctttATTCACATAATACTTATTTATTCAGAGTCCAACCCTAGGGAAATACCGTATATAACACAGTTGAGATTacattgtgttttcttttctttcaatagCTTCCATTTGAAGGGTAGCCCTCTGGTAGCTCCAAGAAAAGGTGTAATTCTCAAGTATTCTGCTTCAGCTGCCACACAAATAAGTTAGCTTcttaataaattattttcttatgtttttttttcaATTAAGTGACAGTTCCAGTTCATTAAATGCCAAAATTGAAGATTATATGGTTTCTTCCACCCTTTTTACTAGTTCAGACAAGTtactcctttcaaatatttcagagCTTTAAAACTACTCCTGTGTCCATTATATATAGCACAGAAATAAGCAACTCTTAGTTACCTTGGATCAAGTTGTTTCATAACGGCATGCAGCTGCCTGATTGCATAAGGATAAAGGGAATATGGGGATATTCTGAGAATCTCAACAAAGCTGCAGGATGTTTCCATCAACAATACCATCTATTCCATTTCTGAAGACAAGACTGTGATAGTAGACTTTTGATATGTGCAAAGTATTTTACTTTAGCACCTGACCCAATGCCTTCATGTTATATTCCAACGAACCTTTTGGCAGCATCACTATTGTTTAGGCCAGCTTGTAACTTGGATAACTGTCTCAAACTGCTCCAGATCAGGGAGAATTATTGGAAGAGAAAGTTTTAAAAGCCTTATTTTGCTTCTTGTATCTGTGTGCTCTAAGCCCGTAATCTGAGGAAGGTTCATCTTTTTCAGTTTGGTCTGTAAATTCTCCTTAACTGGCAACCAATGTACCAATTTCAGGAACATTAATCGATTACAAAAGATCCGTGGACCAAGTTTGTTGAAAATACAGCTGGATGCTACATGTCAAATAGACACACAGAAACAAGGTTCCACAAATTTCCCTtaatatggaggggggggggggattgtttcATTTTCAGGACTATCAGAAAAAAGACACCTAACATGTCCTGAAGCTACACATACAAGCTACATTTCCAGGCTAATGGTCGTGAAACCACTGGATTACAACCTgtgtttaaaaggagaaaaatacacCACCTTTAAAGTCTGCTGAGAAAGTTTGTAGGCTCAGTTCAGCCTTGAAAAATGACCAAATACCTCAAGTGAACCCCCTACCATGGTACCTGTGGTTACCTCACAAGAGAAATAACGTATTAATCAAAACATTTCCCATTCTGCAAAATTCACCCCCATTTGTCTCATGAAAAGCTGTCAGAAATGAGAAGATATAATGAATCAGCTTGATCCTCCCCATTTTTAGAAGAATGATTTGGTTCAATTGTATCTGCATCAGTTAAAAAAACATTAGGCTTTAATAGAATATTTATCAAGGCAGCAAAAACCTCTTATGTGGGAGCACAGAACAGGCTTGCCTAGTAGTCTCCAGCCTTCATGATTGATTGGGTCTTCGCAGCATCATGCAAATCTGAATCCATTCAGCCTTCTCAATGCGTTACAGATTTCAATAGCAACTTAAACAGTCTCCCTCCCTCATATGTTAGAACTGAGCTGATTACTGGCAATTGTATGCTCCTTCATAGGGCTCTTGAGAAAATTCCAAACAAAAATGCTTCAAATATGTATGTGTCAGGAAAGACACCAAGAGATCTCTCCAGCAGTCATATTTGTCCTGCTGCTCTATTTTTAGGTAGTCAACATGGATGCCTTGACAGCCTATCTTTCACAAACCTGAACTGTACTAAATTGTTCATATATTTGGAAGATTTGAGGGGACTATAGCTCTTTTCTAGAACCAGTATTTATTAATGCCCCATTTCTTCTCAATGCATCCCAGGAGAATTCTCAGTGCAACATCCACTGCCAGCAATGGACATCCAAAAAAACCAATCTAGGACTACCTGAGGACAACTTACTTGTCTTCAGCGGAGCTTTCAAACCTCTGATGCTTTCTTCTTGAGTCCAGCAAATCTGGTGCTCCAGTTCCAGTTCATCTTCTCCATAGCCATGCAGAGCCAATTGTGCTGTTTTTCTATtatttgttcttttccttttaaagaatCCAACCAATATCTGTTAAAGCTACAAATGAGAGAGTGTCATTCTATCTTCCACTTGCACAATATCTGGTCCAAACTGGTCTGTACACTGCTTTACTGTAGCCAAAATGTTCAGGAGTCGTTGGTCCAGAGCATCCATGTGAGGGGCAGATAGCACAGGAGAGAGAGGGTCGTGTGACATGGCAGTTTTTAAGGCAGATTTCAACACTCCATTCTTCAGGTAGTTAAGCCTATTCCAAGTAGAGACTCGGATactgcaaaagaaaaggaagagtgtGTAAGAAACCTAAGTTTGCAATGCAGAAATCAGACTTGGGGACAATGTCAGTCTTTTTTGGAACTGTTCATACAGGCTCATCATgagatacaatttttttttagtgCCAAACAAAATGATGGGCAGGTGTGTTCATATTttgccacaaacacacacacaattcaaagATGTGAACAATATCATGGGCCTAAGTGATGAAATCTGGATTCAGCCATGAAGTCCCTAGACTACTATTTCTCAGCCTTGCCTAACCTCACAGGGAAATCAGTAATAAAAAATTGTCTTTACTATGATAAGCATACACAGTTTATTGAAAAATGAACTATTTAAATCCATAGTTGTGATCAAAGTTCTGTGCATCCATTTTTGACAATGTTGATTTGTTTCTTAACAAGGATTGTATAGAGACATGAGAAAAGCAGTGGGTTAAGCACCAAATTAGAGGTCATATTGGCAGATCGTAACAATTTGAGGTTATGTGGAAAAAACAAGACTCTATTGGAAACCAGAATCCTTCTCTGTACTTCCACAGCAATGGAGACTGGAACTAAAATATTAAGGAACCTGTGACTATTATCTCATTCTAATTAGACTTGTATAATTCCTAGCACATAAAGAGTATTCTGTGTACTTAACATactatggctggaatcttgtttgtGGCATCCATGAGTATAAGTCACCCTTACATCTGCATATGTATTTTTATGGTCATTGTGGAGGTTTacattcccttcctcccctgcAACAAGCAAACCCAGAGCTGCTACAAACCTGCAATGACCATTCTAGGGGTGAGTTAAAATGTGTCTTGCTAAGTCCCTGCAACCagatgtgaaatggttacaccaTCTGTTGGACTTCAGCAGATGATATTTTGCATCTGACTATGGGGACACTGCCAAGCATTTCTCCATGCTCCCTATCAGGAATGGAATGGTAGTGGCTCTATGGCAAGTccggtgtgtgtgtgaatgtttgACTGTAGTGTAGCTATGCTGAAATACAAAGGAATTCAAACTGCAAATGAGGGACCATATTTAAACAACAATAACTTCCTATGAAGAGTATCAGTGGATCAGACTAAAGGCCTCTTGAATCCACCTGTCTGTTTGCACTGTGACCAACTGGTTGACTATGTGAAGCCTATCAAGAGAACATGAATGAGACTGTATTCCTTGCATGTTTTGGACTACCAGAAGCAAGGAATACAGTACTTGTCCCAAGCCTAAATGCTGACCATCTGAAGTGAACAAAGACTTTAGATTAGGAAAACCTTGGTTCATGGACTCCATGATGGAAATTGGCAATTGTGATGAACCCACAATGGTGAAGCCATACTACCCTCAATGATGGGAGATAGATGAAAACTAGGAAGAAGACCACAGAAAAATGGATCATTTGCAGAAGGAGCTATCTCCCAAAAGTATATAAAAAACAAGTCAGATTTTCATGGACATTATCTTACTAATTCTTATTGCACAGGGAGAGGTTCAGAAGGTAAGATTACCTAGAATTTTAAAGGCAAAGGTGGCAGTTGAAGGGACTGCTCAGTTCACAGTTCTGTCTTAGTCACAATGTTGTTAGTTCATAGATTTACAAACCTACACAGAAGTAAGCTTCCCTGAGGTCAGTGGGTAGGACGGTGTCAACAGCAGCCTAAATGATAAATTCTGTACTTACAGATATTTAGAAGATAGTTTGGCTACTCTTATCCAGACAGAGTTAATATGTGGCTATAAAAATAATTGCATAATTGCATGGGTATCTAGATTTTGACAAGGCTAATTAGGTATTTTAATTTTCCCCCCAGCTAAGGAAAATCCTGCATCCTTATAAAATCAAGGGGCAGAACTGTGGCTATCCAAATGCTTTTCacctacaacttccatcagctctAGTCAACAAAACCAACAATGAGAGACTTTGGAAAcagcagtccaaaaacatttactccaaaacatttccaagctgtgagTCCAGGTtcatttttgttgtatttcttaTTATCTAGGTCCTTTCCCAGTCTCTAAAGTTAGCTCCTTACTCCCTTCATCAGAAATTTAGTCCCCTGTAATATAGATAGCTCACACAAAAATCTGGACCCTGGTGACATGTAAGCATGGCTGACTGATGGAAACTCTGAAAGTTCCCTTAGAGACAGAAAAGCTGGGGGAGAACATAGAAGAGTGGCTACTTTTGATATGATACATTTTACATGTAGTTGGGATCTCAAAAGGTTTTCCAGAATTAGCATGACATTCAGTTAAGATTTTGCAAACCTAACTATTATCTCATGCACTGAACAGCACTGGCTTGCTTAATGGTCAGATATATATACTCTCTGGAGTATATATTATTGCCAATCCCTCTTCTAAGATCTGTAAGATCATAAGATTACTAGCTTCTTTCTTCTTTACTCACATGCAACATTGATAAAGAGGTGCAAGAATACTTCTCTCATCCAGGGAAGGGTtgccaaaactgaaaaacaaattgATACAAACCAATTGAGTTCTCTGGAAAATTCTACCTCTGGCACAAAGCATGTACAATATATAAATCATCCCTGTCATTTCAACTAATAGACAGACTAGCTACAATAAATCAGAAGTACTGGTATTAATAGGCTGCTCATTCTATTTACAGAATTTTACTGTCCAGTTTGATGGCTTGATTCAATGACAAAAAGCATAAAATCATTGGGAGACCCCATAATACCGTGGTAATGAAGATAAACAATAACCTCAAGGTCATTGTGTTGCTTAGAGAATGTGACAGGTGTTAACATATCTCCTACCTTTTGGCATTGTCAAGAAGAATAAGCATACTGGCTCCTTCATCATCCTGAAAACTTTCATAATGATGTCGGTCAGCATTCCCAATCAAATAATCAAAAATAGCCGTGTCTATAATGTCAAGGAGCCGTGGGCCTGAGTCATATGGTGAGGTCTTCTTTACAGCATCGCAGTAGCTCTCATCATATTCCCACCTGGAAAGAGATACAGAGTCTATTCCAAAGCTCTGATTATCTttaagatttattttagcatgactaTGCATCATCAAAGGTTTCTAGAACAAACCCTTTATTTCTTTAGAAGATATTGAGACTGACACAGACTTTGAGCTGCCATATTCAGATTTGTCTCTTGTATGATATGTTGGTTACTAGACTTATCTATGGAAATAGTGAAGCCAGATTAGTTCAAGACCTACTACAGCTACTTGCTCATCCTTCAGGCACTAGGTGTCTCAATGTGCTTGTGGGGAGGACAGGCAGGAGAGAACAGTCTTGTTGCTGCCAGAGTTGGCTGCAATTACTAGGTCCCAATCCACCAGCTACTACTCTATATCTCACTCTGGCTGGGAAGTCGTGATGGAAGGGCAACAGTAGTTGGATGTGATGGCCCCAGACACACAATAGCTAGGAAACTAAATAGACTTTTTTTTCTCACTGTCTCTTGAAATCTTTTACATCCTTGCTTCCAAACTATCCTTTGTTCACTCATGTTGTTGTTAAAGCCACCTCTTCTCCATCTGCTTCACCATATAAGCCTTTAAATTCTAGCaatcacttcacacacacacacacacacacacacacacacactctctctctctctctctctctatatatatatatatatatgtctgtgtgtgtatgaactCCAAAGCTGCAACAGAATTTTAGGAAAACTGAGCCCTGCCCTTCTTTGCATTTTGTAAATACAGCCCATTGACTGAAATGATCAACAAAAATAGCAAAGAGATGCATGCTCTGATGGACTCCATACCTGGCCAGTTTGCCTTCCCTGTACGTCCTGCCCCATGGGTGCCGATGCTTCTGAAGAGGCCAAACATCTGGCAACCACAGCGTGACTGATCCCTCCATGATATCACCCTCAGCACAGGCTGGTTCTGTTTCCCGGCAATAGTAGCACTTCCCATAGAAGCAAGTGTTATTCCCTTggaagcaaaggaagaaaaaaaaaaggcatccCATGTCAACCTGCTGTTAGTATTATTTTTTTNNNNNNNNNNAAAGCTTCTAATGTTGGGAGACAATTCAGAATTTTTCTAGGTGAGAAAACTTCCAACCTACAGGTTTAAGGCTCCAAGTATATTCTCCTATATTAGGGAGTTAAGCATATTGAAGAGCcattgaaacctactggatgaccttgttcATATTCTcttagccacagaggaaggcaaaagacaaaccctctctgaataaaacttgctaAGGAAAGCCCatggtaagtttgccttagagttgtcataagtcagaaactacttatgcacacaatgacaacaaaccaaaccaaaattaaTGAGATATATGGGAATCAATGGGATAATTTATTTGTTGGATATGTCATGTatgcttaaaaataaaagaaaaagagaagaaaaataaagggaaaggaaagtATTCAGGAAATGAACATGGGGTTGGCACATACATTAATATTGGTGTTTTATGCATTCAAATagttttttgacttatggcaaccctaaggttaaccaatcatggagttttctgaagctgagagtgtgtgacttgcccaagttcaccaagtgggtttccacagctaagtggggatttgaaccttggtctccagagtcatagtctaaggTTTAAACTATTATGCCACGCTGGTTCCTTATATTAATATACGTTGACCATATTTCCATACAACACCTTTCTGTTCCTGATAAAGTAGAGACTGACTGAATGCAAAGGCAGGCATTTTGGTTCAACTATGCAAACTTGAACCAAAAATTTGTGCAGACATATTTTCATATACAAAGCCAGGGACCTCATAGTTTGAAGACCTTCTAGTGCATATTACAGAAAATTTTAACTACTTTTAAATGTATTGCTTTAGACATGACTTACTGATTCAAAACAATCTATTGAAATTCTTACTGAAGAATTTGGGCACAGGCTTGCTATACTGTTGGTCCTAGTTTACAGAAAAAGAAGTAAAACTGCTTCTCAACAGAAGATTCCCTCTGTATCAGATAAGACTACTTTGTATACAACAATCTGTGAAACAAGTAGGGAGACAGTCTGCAGCGTATAGTGTACTGTAGATCACCATTCTTATGTCCATATTCCCTAATGGCAATCATGGTATTAGCCTCAAACCAGAATCTATAACCTAATATTGGAACTCTAGTCAATTGTTTTCTATTCTTAGTGCTAATACCAGAGCAGACATAATGCTACATCCTGATTAGCATAGAAAATAGAAGAGGGGGATTGAATGCATATGAGGAAAAGGGACTGAGCAATGACACTGTAAACATCCAATCTCTACAATATGGGCAATCGGGGCAGATTTCAAAGAAACATTAGAAGGGACTTCTTGAAAGTAAGACCAGTTCAGCAATTGAATCAACTGCCTAGAGAAGTGATGGGGTTCCTTTCTctagatgtctttaaacagattctggacagctacctgctgcaAATGCTTTAGCTGGAGTTTCTGCATTAAGCAGGGGTTGGACTCCATGGCCCACTGGGATCtttccagttctataattctgtgaatATTACACCTCACTGGACATACTATACATACtcgaaaaatgtatgcccaaatattgaccctaaaatcctggtttgacttatatatgggtcaatacagtaataccgCTTAGGAAGGTCCTgaaagaagccccccccccccccatgtgcctttgcagtgatttctgaaagagctgcccagGAAGGCGTGAGTGAGTAacagtaagtgtgtgtgtgaaagaggcaATTctcttctcaatccaatgttaaaaccgcCTCTCCTCATCTACATCCTCCTACGAATCTCTTTCCCCACAAAACatcccatttaactccacttcccttccttccaaatccgatgttaaaaccttttcTGCCCACCAAACACCCAATTTCCCAccagtttcttctcttctcaaacCCATGTTAAAATCTCTCTGCATCAAAGACCCCATTTAATTCCACTTCCTTCTCTTCCACATCTGATGTTAAAAAATGTTCTCCTCCAGCATCAGGGAAGTGGTGTTAGATgattgggagaggtccagagaaggagaaggagggacagaaatAGTGTTTCcccttttacatcctttgttacatgcctttaAATGtaaccctcgacttatccactggtcatatcaaaaccaatgattttggccctaaaaccttcccttgacttatagatgaggtcaacctgtacacaagtatatatagtaagtgGCTCACCAGGCAGTATGATCAATTTCTGCAACCCCCTTTCAAGCTACATCCAATTTTATTTTAGTGGTTTTGATTAAATTTGTTTTGTCACCTACCTAATGTGAGAAAGGTACTGAGCAGCTGTTCTGTGGCAACAGGTTTGATCTCTGTACGGAGATTAACAAATCTGCCAACTACCAGGGGAGCTCGTCGGAAACCTAAGATTCtgtatggagaacaaaggacaggAAGGAAATGAACCATGTGAACATGCAGTACAGAATAACCCACACTCTTAAATATCTGAGACAAAAGTGCCAGGAATTTAGACCTTTAGAGCAGATTAACAACTTTTAAATACTGTTCACTGCTGCAGAACGTCCTAAATTGCATATGCAGGATCATACAGGGTATTCATTACATGAATAAGATAGAGTTCACCATCAAAAAAACAAGGCTTAACCAACAGTCTCATTCGAAACTAACTGTCCAGCTGTTAAAGCCAGACACGGAGTTGTTCTACTCCAACTGTGTAAGTTCTCTCTTCACACAACTTTAGCTCAGTTTTTCCAGAAGTAAGTGATACTTTAACTTCATGTTTCAAAAATACagttcaaaagaaagaaaacaaagattatTTGTTACATTTTAGGATTATCTGTTGTGCATCTGGATGCTGACAGAACAAAGCACAGGATAAAAGTAAATATTACTTAacacatttatatgctgccttttgtTCATCAGGATACTCAAGATTGTGAACTCAGCTCCCTCCAACTGGCAGTCTCCTTTCCAATTAATGATCAGGATCAAACCAATGTAGCTTCAGCAAGGTGGTTGTACCATGTGCCCCCAGAATGTGTTCTTACTGCTTTAGTACAATTTTATAAGTAGGTCTACAAAAGCTGCTGCTCTACATTTTTAACTAGTCTGCCTTGCCTGGTCCCATGCCTGGTCACTTGAAGCAATTTTAACATGCttatggcaaataaataaaaaatctttaGATTACCAAACATGAAAGTTGAAGGTAGAAATGCATCAGGTGCAGTAATTTGATCCTACCCAAGAGAAATTTCTTAAAACCAGCATTTAGAAATGTGAGCACTAAGGATATAGTATTGTCTCTCACTCAATATGGATGTCATTCAGATAGGCAGTTACTATGTCATAAACTTGACTCACAATTTTGTATACACATTTATGActatggcactattgccacaatgcTCCTAAACCCATCTAGAAAGCTATACAGCCACACCCCAAGAAGCAGTTATGTGACACGAGTGAAAGAGACACTGAAGAATGATGTGTCCATCCCCTCCTGCCACTGATTTTCTCACAATTTTAATAAATCCAGTAAAAAATGACCTTCAATGCTTGAAGAAGTAATTTATAATCCTACTTTCCATCTCCAAGAGAAGTGGAGTTTAATTCAATATTTATGTACCTGTCCAGATGGAATGCTGCCACCTCTGCATTGTGTCTGTCATACCCAGCATACGGCTCTCCTTCTACTACATAGTCTCTGGCATACCTAAAAAGTGTGACAAGAGATAAAGTTGATGGCATTGCACTAAATCCCTCCAAGATACATAAGGAAAATCTAACCAGACAGCATTTCTGTATTAGCACAAGATAATTAATCAGTAAAGAAGGaaattttaagcattttatttgaaattatttcGTAGCCACACATGCATTTTCGCTTCCAAGCAGAAGTGTTATCAACTGCCAGTGGATCTACAATATAGTCCTTCCGACTTCTCTAGGGCTATGGAATCTAGAGATTTGTAGTTCGCTGTAGCACCAGAggtttctgacagaaaaggctaaacgtctcactgttagaatcctgttgtATTCTATCAGATATATTCTTTGGGGTTTGgttgtggggatgatgggggttgggatATGCTTTCGCTAGGGCTAGCTTAGATAGCGCTGGGTAGAGTTAGGCAGTGCCAGGTGGTGGTTATCAATTGGCCTTGAGACTTTCTCTCTCAGAGGCTTGGTATGCAGTGAGAGCTTGGTGGGATAATAGCTGAGGGGGGAGAGATGGGGACTGGAGGACTGTGTGAGAGAGGTGGAGATTATCAGTTCGCTGGCTTTTGGCAGGGGGATGGAGCAGGCAAGCTTGGGGGTTTAGGTATTGCTTTTGCTGGAtgtggtcagtctcagctaagaagctgaatgatgtggaattgctgattctggagctatcaataaagtgctgttgattcttAATCAAGGTGACTGATTGATTATCCTGAGTTCTGGTCCCGCATTCTgacac
Encoded proteins:
- the FAM20B gene encoding glycosaminoglycan xylosylkinase isoform X1, which produces MKLKQRVVLLAILLVIFIFTKVFLIDNLDTSAANREDQRAFHRMMASLRVELDPRLDHTLQSPWEIAAQWVVPREVYPEETPELGAVMHAMATKKIIKADVGYKGTQLKALLILEGGQKVVFKPKRYARDYVVEGEPYAGYDRHNAEVAAFHLDRILGFRRAPLVVGRFVNLRTEIKPVATEQLLSTFLTLGNNTCFYGKCYYCRETEPACAEGDIMEGSVTLWLPDVWPLQKHRHPWGRTYREGKLARWEYDESYCDAVKKTSPYDSGPRLLDIIDTAIFDYLIGNADRHHYESFQDDEGASMLILLDNAKSFGNPSLDERSILAPLYQCCIIRVSTWNRLNYLKNGVLKSALKTAMSHDPLSPVLSAPHMDALDQRLLNILATVKQCTDQFGPDIVQVEDRMTLSHL
- the FAM20B gene encoding glycosaminoglycan xylosylkinase isoform X2, yielding MKLKQRVVLLAILLVIFIFTKVFLIDNLDTSAANREDQRAFHRMMASLRVELDPRLDHTLQSPWEIAAQWVVPREVYPEETPELGAVMHAMATKKIIKADVGYKGTQLKALLILEGGQKVVFKPKRYARDYVVEGEPYAGYDRHNAEVAAFHLDRILGFRRAPLVVGRFVNLRTEIKPVATEQLLSTFLTLGNNTCFYGKCYYCRETEPACAEGDIMEGSVTLWLPDVWPLQKHRHPWGRTYREGKLARWEYDESYCDAVKKTSPYDSGPRLLDIIDTAIFDYLIGNADRHHYESFQDDEGASMLILLDNAKSFGNPSLDERSILAPLYQCCIFHLSPIIEGSMASPLWVHHNCQFPSWSP